A single Hippocampus zosterae strain Florida chromosome 1, ASM2543408v3, whole genome shotgun sequence DNA region contains:
- the LOC127596206 gene encoding insulin-like, which translates to MLIFFSSGLHSMAKASWTLSILFLLVLPTPWVGPMPTHHLCGSHLVDALYFVCGERGFFHSPRRLHKRELEHLLRSLSKKARQEKWQWRKFSGGDDSKVKRGIVEQCCYKPCSIYHLEGYCD; encoded by the exons atgctgatttttttttcttcaggtctCCATTCTATGGCCAAGGCATCATGGACGTTGTCAATCCTGTTTCTGCTGGTGCTCCCAACTCCATGGGTTGGCCCCATGCCTACCCACCACCTCTGTGGCTCCCACCTTGTGGACGCCCTGTACTTTGTATGTGGAGAGAGGGGCTTTTTCCACAGTCCGAGACGACTTCACAAGAGGGAGCTGGAGCACTTGCTCA GGTCCCTGTCGAAAAAGGCCAGACAAGAGAAGTGGCAGTGGAGGAAATTTTCTGGAGGCGATGATTCCAAGGTGAAGAGAGGCATCGTGGAGCAATGCTGTTATAAGCCGTGCAGCATTTACCACCTGGAAGGCTACTGCGACTGA